The following proteins are co-located in the Raphanus sativus cultivar WK10039 unplaced genomic scaffold, ASM80110v3 Scaffold3728, whole genome shotgun sequence genome:
- the LOC108834300 gene encoding iron-sulfur cluster assembly protein 1 encodes MMLRQAAKNALGLTSRQSTPWSVGIFRSYHENVIDHYDNPRNVGSFDKNDPSIGTGLVGAPACGDVMKLQIKVDEKTGQIVDARFKTFGCGSAIASSSVATEWVKGKAMEEVLTIKNTEIAKHLSLPPVKLHCSMLAEDAIKAAVKDYKEKRVKTNGAAAVAAAGETAQA; translated from the exons ATGATGCTCAGGCAAGCCGCGAAGAACGCTCTAGGCCTTACGTCGCGCCAATCGACCCCGTGGTCCGTCGGTATCTTCCGATCGTACCACGAGAACGTCATCGACCACTACGATAACCCCCGCAACGTCGGGTCTTTCGACAAGAACGATCCCAGCATCGGCACGGGTCTCGTCGGAGCTCCCGCGTGCGGTGATGTGATGAAGCTGCAGATCAAGGTCGATGAGAAGACTGGTCAGATCGTCGATGCTCGTTTCAAGACCTTTGGCTGTGGCTCCGCTATCGCGTCTTCGTCTGTCG CCACTGAATGGGTGAAAGGCAAAGCTATGGAGGAAGTTCTGACCATCAAGAACAC CGAAATCGCCAAGCATCTTTCTCTCCCACCAGTGAAGCTCCATTGCAGTATGCTAGCCGAGGACGCCATCAAGGCAGCTGTGAAAGACTACAAGGAGAAGCGAGTGAAAACAAACGGTGCTGCAGCAGTAGCAGCAGCTGGAGAAACCGCGCAGGCTTGA